The Desulfovibrio sp. JC022 nucleotide sequence TTTCTTCAGGAAAAGGGCATCGTGCATGCCTTCCATGATAAGGATGAAATCGTCTACCAGCAGCCCCAGCGCGATGATCATTCCGATGATGACCAGCAGGTTGAAAGTGTAGCCCATGGCCCAAAGGATAGCGACCGTACCAAGCAGGGTCAGAGGTACGGACAAGGCCGCCACTGTTGCTTCTCGCCATGTCAGCAGCACGAGAAGTACACAAAAAACAGCCAGCATGGCTTGCCAGCCGTTGGTGAATCCCCTTTCCAGTTCGGTTTCAATCATTTCAGCCTGATTGCCTGTAAGTCGCCAGTGGACTCCTTCGGGCCAGATGTTTTCACTTTCAGCTTTAGACAGTTCTTTTTTTACCAGTGTGACAAGATCAATAGTGTCATATCCGGGTGATTTCAGGACAGACAATCCTACTACCGGCTCGAATTCGCCGCTTTCCCAGCTTAAGGAAGCTTGTTTGGCTCCTCTCATATGGCTTTTACGTACGGTGGCAATATCATCCAGACGCACGACACCGCCGCCGAAACGTTTGCCGATGAACAGTGTTTTGAGATCTTCAAGGTCATTATATGCACCGTCCATACGGAGTGAAAATTTCAGATCCTTGTTTTCAAATTTTCCCCACGGGGCATCCATGCCGTTCCGGGCGACCTTGTTGCGGACCAATGAGGCGGGTATTCCGTATTTCTTCAGTTTGGCGGGATGGAGTTGGATATGGATGACTTCTTTACGGATGCCGATTTTTCCGATTTTCCGAATGCCCGGAATCTGGCGCAGTCTGCGCCGTAACGAGACTCCCAGATCCTCAAGAACGGAAAGGCTGACATTCCCGGAAAGGGCGATGGTGGTGATGGGAATATCGTTAACTGTGGAAAATTCAATCTTAGGTTCTTTGGCACTTTTGGGCAGTTCATTTCTGGCTGTATTTATGCGCTGACGTAAAAGCTGCTGGCTTTCTCTAATGGAACAGTCCGCTTCGAAAGTTACAATGATGAGCGAAGTGCTGTAGATAGAGGTGGAACGGACCCGTTTTACTCCTTTGAGTCCGCGCAGCTCCTTTTCGATTTTCTGGGTGACGGATTTTTCCACCATGGCAGAGTTGGCTCCCTCCCAGTCGGTGGTGACATAAAAGGTAGGTACTTCCAGATCAGGCAGGCCCTCTTTATTCATGGAGTGGTAGGCTACCAGCCCAAAGCCGATAAGAATCAATCCCCAGATGATGGCCGGGACTTTGCGCAGAAAGAAAAAGGAAAAGATAGGGTTGTGTTTAGCGTTATTCATTGCTGTTCTCCATGGATTGGGAGGGGGCAATGATAGTAACTGGTGCACCGTTCACGACTTTTTTGCGTCCGCTGGAAACGACCAGCTCTCCCGCTTTAAGGCCGTTCAGAATTTCAGCAAAACGAGTATCCCGCAGTCCTATGGTCAGGTTTCTTCTTTGGGCAAAACCGTCCTTGCAGACAAAAGCATAGGGCTGGTTTCCGTCATAGAGCAGTGAACTTAGCGGGATGCGCAGGCTGTTTTCTTTTTTGTTTACCATTATCCAGCAGGTGACGAACATGCCGTCCTGTATGAAATGCTCTTGTTGTTTCAGTCGTGCTTTAACCCTGATAGCTCTTCTTTTTCCATCGACCTGCGGGCTGACCGACCAGATTTTGCCTTGCCGTTTCGGTGCGGTTTCATAGGTCATGCCCGGAGGCCATCCTTCAAAGCCCATGGCAATGTCTGTCGGCTGGCCTATGCGAACGCGACGGCCCTGTTTTTCCGGCAGGTTGAGTATTATTTCCATTTCTCCGGGATCAATGATGGTCATGGGTGCAGTGGCCTCAAGATCCGCATGGGTTGAATGTTTTACGTTTTCAGGCTGGAAATAATCACCGGCCTTGATGTTTATTCTGGCGATGATTCCATTAAATGGAGCGCGTAATTCCAGCTTTTCCGGCGAACGGCTTACTTTACCTAATTCAGCGCGGGAACGGTTCAGTCGTGCTTGTGCGGAACCGATTCTCAACTTAGCCGCAGCTAAAGCGGCTTCTGCTTTTGTAGAACTGTATCTGGACTGTTCGTATACGTTTTGGGCCAGGAATTTTTGCTCGTAAAGTTTCTTTTTGCGTTGGTGATCCTGCCGTGCTTCCGCAAGGGTTTCTTCCGCTTGTTTCAGGGTGGCCCGCAGTGCATCCAGTTCCCGCTGGGCCGCGAGGTGATTGGCTCTGCTTTGTGATACGTCCGAATGTTTGTCACGGGAGTCAATGCGGGCGAGTTGCTGTCCAGAGCTGCCTTGACCCGGTCCGTATACCGCAGAGCCTTCCCGGAGCGGACTTCCGTCTCTGTCTTGACCGATGAAGACAACCTTGCCGGGTTCTTCAAATTGGAGCGATAATTTGCGCACCGCCTGCGCGCGTCCTTCGGCCATGATCCTTTGGAATACAGGGCCGCTGGAAATAGTGTGGGCATTTATACGTAGCGGGGTCTGTTCTGTGTTTTTTGACTTTGCAATGGCGTCCAGTTCATCCAAGCGCCAAAGCCAGACGAAGATGACGGCAACAATTGCCATGGCAGCTAAAAGATACAGGCTTGTTTTTTTAAGGGACGGCATATCTATCTCTTTGGTTTGCAGCTGTTCTTTAAGAACGGCTGATATCAATATTATTAGAATGATTGTTCGATGAATTGTATGGGGTTCGTTTGACATAGCTACGGAAGCCGTGTCAATAAAATTCGAACAACCATTCGATAAATGAGGTGGCAATGGCCAGAAAAGTAGATCGGGAAGGAACAATCAAACGCAGGGGACAAATTCTCAAGGCGGCCGGAAAGTGCTTTGCTGTTAAGGGGTTTCACCAATCCAGTATGGCAGATATCTGCAAGGAAGCGGGGTTAAGCCCCGGCACAGTTTACCATTACTTCCGTTCAAAGGACGAGATGATTCTTCATTTTGCACAGCGGGAGTTGGAACAGGCACAGGAGTACGCCGAAGCCTTGGAAAATTTCGGCTCAGTTGAGGAGTTGGTTGATTTCACCATCTCGGCGATTCTGGGGTCTGAGGATCACGGGGAATTGCAGTTCTACCTTGAATTGCTGACCGAGGGAGGTCGTAACCGTGATGTGGGTAAGGTTCTGCTTCAAGCTGATGAAGTCGTATACTACGCCCTCAAGAAACACCTGACGAGGCTGGATATTCATGGTCATGGGGCTTCAAAGGGTTCTCTTGCCTACTATGTGGGGATGCAGATATCTGCGCTGGAAATATTCAAGCTGGAGGACCCTTCTGCCAAGGAGAGCAGGGAAGTATCCATGCTTTTTAAGAAGGGATTATTGAGTGTGCTGAACGGGGTAAAAGATAGTTGACCCCCCATTATTTCGATGAAGGATAAAGATCCCGGACAATCTCAGAATAAACCTGAGATTGTCCGGGATTAATTATTTATTTGGAAGAACTATGCGAATACCCACCGTATTCAGCTCCAAGGGAATTGGCTACCGGATTCTTCTCAAAGTAATCCAGACATCTTTTCATGTCTTCAATGAGCAGAGATCCAATGTCCCGGCTGACTCCGTGACGGACCAGAATACGCATCAGCACGAGATCTTCGCGGTGGGCGGGCATGGAATAGGCCGGAACCTGCCAGCCTCTGGAGCGCAGTTTGTCTGAAAGGTCGTAGCAGTTGAATCCTGTTACTGATTCTTTTAGTGACCATGATACTGCGGGAATGCCGCCTCTGCCGTTGTATACGATGTCGAATACGCCCAGCTTTTCGATTTCATCTGCAATATAGGCGGCGGTGTCGTAGCAGGCTTGATGAATTTTACGGTAACCTTCCCTGCCCAGACGCAAAAAGTTGTAATACTGGGCCACAATCTGGCCGCCGGGTCTGGAGAAGTTCAGGGCGAAGGAGGGCATGTTGCCGCCCAGATAATTGACCCAGAAAATAAGGTCGTCCGGGAGGTGTTCCCGGTCGCGCCAGATGATCCAGCCTACGCCCAACGGGGAAAGGCCGAACTTGTGGCCGGAAGTGTTAATGGACTTTACCCGTTCAAGCCTGAAATCCCATTCAAGGTCCGGGTCGCAGAACGGGGCAAGGAATCCGCCGCTTGCTCCGTCAACATGGACGGGGATATCCAGTCCGGTTTCATCCTGAAGTTTATCCAGTGCTTCGCATACTTCTTTGACCGGTTCGTAGTCGCAGGTGAAGGTCACCCCGAGAGTGGGAACCACGCCGATGGTGTTTTCGTCACACCGTTTGATCACCTCTTCGGGGCTCATGATTAAACGGTCTTTTTCCATGGGAATTTCGCGTAATTCAATATCCCAGTACTTGGCGAATTTGTGCCAGCAGATTTGTACCGGTCCGCAGATCATGTTCGGTTTATCTGTGGATTTTCCCTGCGCTTTCATTTTTTCACGCCAACGCCATTTCATGGCCATACCGCCGAGCATGGCGGCTTCGGATGATCCGGTGGTGGAGCAGCCGAGGGTGTTTGCCGCATCCGGGGAATTCCAGAGATCGGCCAGCATATGCACGCAGCGGCTTTCCAGTTCCGCTGTCTGGGGATATTCGTCCTTGTCGATCATGTTTTTGTCCAGACACTCGTCCATGAGCTGGTGGACTTCAGGGTCTACCCATGTGGAGCAGAAGGTCGCCAGATTCTGGCGGGAGTTACCATCGAGCATCAACTCATCATGAACTACCTGATATACATCCCTTGGAAGATGCTCCTGTTGAGGGAATTTATATTTGGGCATGGTCTGGGCCATATCGGATGAAGCATATACATCATCCATAAGTGCTTCCCTTATTTTGTCTTTTTCGTGCAGCATTTTGTATCTCCTGATATTATTGTTTGGATAAATTGGTTGGTATGCTGTGGGCATTTGCCGATATAGAGATGGCTTACAATTAATTTTAATTTTTACGGCACAGAATGGAAAAGATCAACCGGGGAGAATAAATATGTATGCTGCATCCGTATATCACAATGCTTTTTGAGGAAGTCTGCATGCAAATAAGACTGCTCTTGTTACTTTGTTACTTATCATAGACTGGAAATAGACTTGTGGAGTATGATTTCTGCGGGGAATCAATAATAAGTGACACTTTTTGTGTCATGGCGACAATGTTGTCGCAAAGCGTCTCGACCCTTGATAATCCGGGGGATTTGTCCGTATTGCTGTTTTTTGCGACACTATCGTCGCATACAGCTGGAAATGTAAAACTGTGCTATTGCGCTAACTTTCACAAGCTGTGCGTAGGTTTTGGTGAGTCCTTACTATTTTGGCCCGTTTATTGCTCAAAGCGAACACAATGCGGCTGCAGACGCATTAGCATGAATCTCATGCACCAAGGGGTGATTGCCGGATGACCGGCAGTTGCAAAATAGCACAATCAACATATGCTCTTTAGTTAAAAGTTAGTTATATAAAAGAGTTGCAAGCGTACTGACTTAAGGGAGGAAGTATGGCTACAAGTAGTAAGAACGAAGGGGCGGACCTTCGTCCGGATTTAAAAATTCTTGTTCCGGCAACGCTGGTGCTGTTCGCAATTATCGCGTGCTCCATTTTGTTTACCGAAACAAGTGAAAAAGTTCTCAAGGCTGCGTATGGCGCTTTTGCCAGCAACACTGGTACCATCTACCTGTGGGTTACCGTAGGTATGATGTTCCTCTGCGCTTTCTTCATGTTCTCCAGCTACGGCAACATCAAGTTCGGAGAAGAGGATGAGAAGCCTGAATTCAATAACTTCTCATGGATCGCCATGATGTTCTGCTCCGGTGTTGCCGGTGCGGTTATGTTCTGGTCCATTGTTGAGCCTCTGTTCAACCTGGCTTATCCTCCAAAATTCGCAGAACCCCTGAGCAGGGAGTCTTTTGAGTGGGCCATGTCCTACGTCCTGCTGCACTGGGGCCCCGTAACCTGGCCCTGGTATATGGTTACTGCACTGCCCATCTGCTACATGTTCTACAAGCGCAAGAAGCCTGTTCTGCGTATCAGTGCCGCTGCAGAGCCTGTTCTCGGCGAAAAAGTCAACGGCGGCATCGGCAAGGGAATCGAGGTGTTCTTCATCATCGGTCTCATGTTCTCCAATGCCGCGGTTATGGGCGTTTCCGTTCCTATTGTTAACCATGCGCTGGCTAAGACTCTCGGCATCGAGCCGAGCTTCACCATGGAAATGTGCATTCTTGCCGTGAGTGCTGTTATCTTCACCGCCAGTGTCTCCATGGGTCTGAAGAAAGGTATTAAGATCCTTTCCGACACCAACGTTGTCATCGCCCTTTCCATGGTTTTCTTCTGCCTCGTTGCAGGACCTACCGTATTTATTATGGACAACTTCACCAACTCCTTCGGGAATATGGTGGGTAACTTCTGGTCCATGATTTTCTGGACCGATCCTTACACCGACGGCTCCTTCCCGCAGGACTGGACAATCTTCTATGCCCTGTGGATGGCTTCCTACGGTCCTTTCATGGGCTTGTTCATCGCCCGTATCTCTCGCGGACGTACTGTAAGAAATGTTGTCGGTATGGGGCTGGCCGGTGGTATCGCCGGTTCTTACATGATCCATGCCGTATTCGGCGGTTACACCATGTGGGCTCAGCTTAATGGTGTTGTTGATGCTGTTGGCGTACTCAAGGCCAGCGGCGGTCCCGCAGCTCTGGTTGCGGTTCTCAGCACCCTGCCCGCAGGTTCCGTTGTACTCATCGGTTACTGCGTGTTCTCTACCATCTTCCTGGCAACCAGTGTTGACTCCTGCGCATACATCATCTCCTGCGCAGCAACCACCAAACTGGTTCCCGGACACGAACCCACCAGAGGTCACCGCTTCTACTGGGCTGCTGTTCAGGCTGGTCTAGCACTGGCGGCAATCACCATGGGCGGTCTTGGACCGGTTAAGATCTTTGCGAACTTTGCCGGCGCGCTTATGCTTATCCCCATCGGATTTGCCGTGGCTGCATGGTTTAAGATGGTCAAGGATGACAATGCACTTCTAATGTGCTGCACACCAAAGAAATAAACAACCTCGCGTAGCAAAGGGAAGGCCCCCTCGAGTCCTGACGGAGTAACCTCTCAGGGGTCTCCCCTTGCGCAAGAGAAAAATCATAAGTAGTTGAAATAAAAGGAGAAAGAAAATGGCAGACCAAGCTAAAAGAGTAGCACTGCTCGGATTTGACTGCGCAATCCCCAAGAGACTCGAAGCTCTTATCGAGGAAGGCGCACTGCCCAACTTTAAAAAGTTCAAGGCTGAAGGGTCTTATATGACTGAAGGGTATAACATGCCCACAGTTACCCCTCCTTCCTGGGCTACCATCTGCACCGGCGCGTTCCCCCGCACTCACGGCGTAGAGGACTACTACTATTACAACGAAGGTGAGTCCCTTCACTTCTCCAAGTGCGTTCAGGCTTTCGGTTCCGAAATGCTGACAGCCCAGACTATCTGGGATGCATGGGATAAGGCCGGTAAAAAGTCTATTGTTGTCAACTACCCCACCTCCTGGCCTTCCAAAATGGAAAACGGCATCATGGTTCAGGGTGAAGGCCTTTCCGCTGCTGAGCACCGCTGGCAGATCGAAGGTTACGAACACAAGGAATGGCTCTGTGCTGAATCCTGCGTAGCTACCGATTTTTACCCCATCGGCGTTCAGGCCCGTTTCGAAGAAGCTGAAGGCTGGAAAAACATCCCTGAAGAAGTTGAAGATCAGGAACCTCTGGAAATGGTCATTCCCATGGAATTCGGCCATGCCATGGATCCCCTCAAGCCTCAGACCTGGTACGGCCTGACCTGGGAATCCGATGATGACGGTTATGACATCTTCGCACTTTGTCCTGAAAAAGATTTCTCTAAAGCATTCTTCACCATCAAGTTGAAAGAGTGGAGTGATGTTGTTGAGCATCAGTTCCCCATTGAATCTGACGGTCGCATCGAGCCCGGTTACTTCCGCTGCAAGCTGATGGAACTCTCCGATGACGGTGATGATTTCAAACTCTACATTTCCGGTATCAACGGAACCAAGGGCTACTGCGCACCCGCAGACGCTCTCAAGAACGTAGACTTCACCAAAAACATCCTCGCCAATGACATGGGTTTTGTCGGTCACGCTAACGGTATCATCGATGATGAAACCATCATTGAACTTGCTCAGTTCCATTCCGAATGGCTCACCGAAGTCCTGACTACCCTCATGAAGGATAACCCGGATTGGGATCTGGTCTACATGCATACCCACCTCATCGACTGGTTCTACCACGGTTTCCTCGACCAGATGGACAGCGATGACGAAGCAGTTCGCGAACATGCCATGAACCTTGAGCGTGCCATCTACCAGATCGAGGACAAATACCTCGGCATCATGATGGAAGCTATGCCCGAAGATACGCTGACCTGCCTGATCTCCGACCACGGTGCAACACCTATCGGACCGATCCTCAACACAGCAGAAGCACTGAAACAGGCCGGCCTGACCGCTTATGAAGCTCGTGAAGGCGACGGTAACTTCTTTGATGAGTCCGAAGGCTTCAACTACGAACTCATCCCTGAGAAATCCAAGGCTGTGCCCCAGCGTTACATGTTCGTCTACGTAAACCTCAAATCCAAGTACCCCGGCGGTATTGTTGAGGACGAAGATTACGAAAAAGTACGTAACGAAATCATTGATGCTCTCTACGACTACAAACACCCCGAAACCGGTGAGCGTCCGGTTATGTGCGCCATCCCCAAAGAAGACGCGAAAGTCTTCGGCATGGGCGGCGAGCAGGCCGGTGACGTTGTATACGTTCTCAAGCCTGAATACATGGCTGAGCACGGCTACGGGTTCCCCACCGGTGAATCCGGATGCGGTTCCCTGAAGAACGTCATGATGTGGCGTGGCCCCGGCGTTAAGCAGGGTTATGTTTACGACCGTCCCCGCTGGCTGGCCGACGTTGTACCTACTTTCTGCCACGCAACCGGCAACCCGGTTCCCGCAGATACCGAAGGTGCAATCTGCTACCAGATCTTCGAAGATAAATAATATTTGACCCCCCATGGGTCATTCACACCTGATTCCGCTTAAGCGGTGTGGTTTAGCCTCCTAGTAATAAACCACACCGCCAGCGGGGCCCGGAGTCAACGGAACTTCGGCCCGTTCGGCACGGACCCCGGAAGAAGGTGGTTCATTATCTTAAAACAGCCCGTGACTTTGCTGAGCAAGGTGCGGGTAAAATAAATGGAGAACAGCATAATGCTCTTTTTCGTAAACAAGCCTGAAGAGAGAGTCCTTGAGCGCATCGCGCTTGTCGGTGGCGATGAGGACAAGGCCCTGCTTCTGGTCGGTGATGCCGTAACCTTCGGCACTGCCCACTGGGAAGAAAAACTCGAAGATATGGATGTGGAAGACATTTACGTGGCTAAAGATGCCGTGGATGGACGCAACATCGAACTCAGCGACAACTGTGAAGTGGTGGATTACGGCGAAATGGTCGACCTGCTGCTGGGCAGTGATGAAAAAGTCGTATCGCTTTAAGGAGAATGTGAGATGTCCAAGACCCTGACTATCATGCTTATGTCCGGTTCCGCTGAGAACGAAGACGCCCAGTTTGCAACAAATCTCGCAGAAGCGGCTCTTGAAAAAGGTCACAAAGTCCAGATGTATCTTTTCGGCAATGCCGTAAATATTTCTAAACAGGAAGTGCCCATCGAAGGCGATTTGCATATCGCACCCAGACTTGTTGATCACATTGAACCGACAAAGAATTTCGAACGCATTGCCCGGTTGACTGAAAAAGGTGCGGATATTTCCACCTGCCATACCAACGAGCATGCCCGCGGCATTGAATCCAAGGAATACGTTGACGGAGTTAAATGGGGCGATGTCGGCGGCTCTTTCACCAAATATCTCATGACCTCGGACGTAATGCTGTCCATCGGTCACTAGGAGGAAGATCATGATCAATTCCGCATGTCTGATCGTATCCAAACCCCTTGGTGTGGAGCTTTCCGCTCTCGGTATCCGCACCGCATGGGCCTGCCACCAGAACGGCTTTGAATGCAAGCTGGTCTTCTCTGAAGAAGGCGTCTGGTGTCTGACTGAAAATCCCGGCTACCACACTTCCATGATCAATGATTTCATCGGCGAAGACGGCGAAGTCGTTTGTATTCGTGAAGATCTCGAGAAGCGCGGTATCGATGAAGATGCGCTGGTGGATGGCGTTGAAGTCATTGATGCCGAAGAAGTTGCCGAGATGTGTGAAGACTTCGAAACCGTCAACTATTTCTAAAAGAATTTGAGGGAAGGAATATGTCCAAAGTAGAATTTGAACGTCTCGATGAAAATCGCGATTCTTTTAAGGTCGGTGCCAAAGCTGTTCCTGAAATCATTATGGATTTCTCCAGCATCACCCCCGAAGAACGCAATCAGGAAAGCATGGGCTCCCGCATGCTCTGTGTTGCTGCACTGGCCTGCTTTTCCAACACATTTATCAACGCCCTTGAGCGTAACGGCGCAGTCGTAAAATCCATGAAAGGCTCTGCTGAAGCCTCCAAGGATAAAGACGAAGTCATGCGTACCCGCTACACCGAACTGGAAATTAATTTCGAAGTGGGCCTTGAAGAAAAGGATCGCGAAATCTTCGAAACCGTAAAAGACAATATGCTTAACGGTTCCCTGCTTACCTACTCTCTCGAGGAAGGCATGGAAGTGGACTACAACCTGTCCATGGTAGCTGTTTAGTAATTAAAATATAAGTAAGTTTAAATTTAGGAGAAAATAAAATGGCAGATAAAAAAGTAATCCTCGTGGCTTGTGGCAGTGCAGCAGTTGACGCAGACGGCGCAGCTCTCAAGAAATTCATGAAAAAGACCGCAACCGTTGCTTCTTTTGACAACGACGGCGTTGTTGCTGCAGCTTCTGCAATTGAAGGCGCAGCTGTTGTTGCTCCCGAAGGCATCGCAAAAGTATTCGAAGAAGACGGCGCATACGCTGTTGTTGATCTCGGCGATGTAGACGGTGCTGCTCTTGAAGCCGCTGTTGCACAGATTTCCGATGCTGCTGACCGCCGCACCCTGATCGTCCTTGCTTGCAACGAAGGTCTCTACTTCGCAGGCCTCGGCATCAACAAAAAAGCAGGCAAAGTTGAGCGTTCCGCTACTGCTGCTGATATCATCGCAACCATCTGTTACGTTGCCGACCTGCTCGTTCCCGCAGACTGCACCGGCTCCGTCCTCTATCAGGTTCTCAAAGATCCCAACATGAAGATCAAGGAAGTAACCAAGCTCAAAGAAGCTCTCGCACGTATGGAAGTTGCTCTGCAGCGTGACAACCGCGAGCCCTGGGACAAGCACGACTGCGCCTAGGCAGCCAGCCTATAAAGCACCATCTGCTGCGTAAAGTGAATTGTTAGCGAGTCTTCGAGCTTACAAGATCTTACCCCTGTGGGGTGCGCGCCTTGCATCTGACGCTTTCTCGACAGCCTAGGATGCATGTTTCGAAGAGTTTAAGAGGGCCGGAGTACTCCGGCCCTCTTGTAATATTTAGATAACTGCCGTGAACTCAGGGGTGTGTCCACGGTAACGAGGGGTGAATTTATGAGTACTGCGACCGCAGCAACTCTTGAAGGGTTGAAACTTAAGCAGGACCTCGGTTTTGCAAAAAAAGGCCTTTTCTGGGCCTTGCTTTCCGGGATCACCTGGGGATTTGACGGGGTTGTTCTGGCCATGGCTTTCGGCATTGCCGCTTTTGCCGATGAAAGTGTCTGGCTGCTGGCCCCGCTGACCGTGGCCGGGCTGCATGATTGCTTTTCCGCTTTCTGGCTTTTTATCTACAATATTATTACCGGACGTATGAAGGAACTGGGCCGGACCCTGCGCAGTAAGTCCGCACGGCTGGTCATGCTCGGTGCGCTTTTCGGAGGCCCGGTGGCTATGTCCTGTTACTTTCTGGGAGCTAAATTTGCCGGGGCTGCATACGTGATGCCCATCACAGCTCTTTATCCGGCTGTTGCTTCCGTTTTTGCTTCCATTTTTCTTAAAGAACGCATCTGCAAAAGGGCCTGGGTTGGGCTGGTCATGTGTATCGTGGGCGGTATCGTAATCGGCTACACCCCGCCTGAAGGTGCGGTGGGTTCTGAATTCTACCTCGGCATCATGCTCGCGCTGGTGGCTACTTTCGGTTGGGGCATTGAAGGCGTGCTGGCCACTTCCAGCATGGACTTCCTTGATCCCGCTGTTGCCCTCAACGTGCGCCAGATTACTTCCGCATGTGTCTTCCTCGGTGTGGTCCTGCCCCTTGCCGGAGGCTGGGACATGATTGTGCCTGCTTTGACCAGCGAAGTTTCATGGGTTTTTCCGGTGGCCGCATTTTCCGGTGCCCTTTCCTATCTCTGCTGGTACCGGGCCATGAACATGACTGGGGTTAGCCGGGCCATGGCCATCAACATCACCTATTCCCTGTGGGGCATCTTTTTCAGTGCCCTGCTTACCGAGATTGAAATTACTACATCCCTGCTTATCGGGGCGGCCATCATCACCATCGGTATGGTCATGGTTGTGGGGAATCCCAAAGACATGGTTAACCTCCGTAACGTGGACTAAGGAGAATTGATATGAATATGCAGATTCAGAAGCCGCTTAAGCTGTACATTGCCGATCTTTTCGGTAACGGCGAACCCCTTGATGTAAAAGGGATTCATGAACTGGTCAGCGCCTATTATCCCGGTGAAAAGTATTGTTCTGTGAGTACCATTGCCGAGCATCTTAAATCCCTGAAAGCCGTAGGTCTTCTTCATGAGGAAGGGTCCTATGTGGATGATGGTGGTGAGCTGGTATCCGTATACCGTATTTCAGAATACGGATTGGATAAGCTTCATAAAGCGCAATAGTTATAGGCGGCTGACTTCATTAAAGAGTCAGCCGCCTTTTTGATTATTATATTGCGTACATTAGTGTATGCTTTTTTTACTTGCACTAAACTGCTTTGGGACATAAGTGTCGCCAAAACAACGACACAACTGTCGTGCAGTCCTGTAGGTGGAGGGGTTAGCATGAGCAAACCGACATATGATGAGCTTCTTGAGCAATGCCGCAGTTTTGAGGAGCAGATCAAAATTTCCAGAGAAACAGCGAAAGAGTTGCAGGAAAGTAAACTGCAACTGACCCGCCTTTTTAACAACCTTCCGGGAATGGTTTACCGTTGTTCACTTGACGATAATAACCATCCGACACTCGATTTTGTCAGCAAGGGGAGCAGTGATCTTTTCGGAGTCGCACCGGAATTTTTTACAGATCAGCATACCAATGTCATGGAAACTCTGGCCCATCCGGATGACCT carries:
- a CDS encoding efflux RND transporter periplasmic adaptor subunit yields the protein MPSLKKTSLYLLAAMAIVAVIFVWLWRLDELDAIAKSKNTEQTPLRINAHTISSGPVFQRIMAEGRAQAVRKLSLQFEEPGKVVFIGQDRDGSPLREGSAVYGPGQGSSGQQLARIDSRDKHSDVSQSRANHLAAQRELDALRATLKQAEETLAEARQDHQRKKKLYEQKFLAQNVYEQSRYSSTKAEAALAAAKLRIGSAQARLNRSRAELGKVSRSPEKLELRAPFNGIIARINIKAGDYFQPENVKHSTHADLEATAPMTIIDPGEMEIILNLPEKQGRRVRIGQPTDIAMGFEGWPPGMTYETAPKRQGKIWSVSPQVDGKRRAIRVKARLKQQEHFIQDGMFVTCWIMVNKKENSLRIPLSSLLYDGNQPYAFVCKDGFAQRRNLTIGLRDTRFAEILNGLKAGELVVSSGRKKVVNGAPVTIIAPSQSMENSNE
- a CDS encoding TetR/AcrR family transcriptional regulator; translation: MARKVDREGTIKRRGQILKAAGKCFAVKGFHQSSMADICKEAGLSPGTVYHYFRSKDEMILHFAQRELEQAQEYAEALENFGSVEELVDFTISAILGSEDHGELQFYLELLTEGGRNRDVGKVLLQADEVVYYALKKHLTRLDIHGHGASKGSLAYYVGMQISALEIFKLEDPSAKESREVSMLFKKGLLSVLNGVKDS
- a CDS encoding glutamate decarboxylase, whose translation is MLHEKDKIREALMDDVYASSDMAQTMPKYKFPQQEHLPRDVYQVVHDELMLDGNSRQNLATFCSTWVDPEVHQLMDECLDKNMIDKDEYPQTAELESRCVHMLADLWNSPDAANTLGCSTTGSSEAAMLGGMAMKWRWREKMKAQGKSTDKPNMICGPVQICWHKFAKYWDIELREIPMEKDRLIMSPEEVIKRCDENTIGVVPTLGVTFTCDYEPVKEVCEALDKLQDETGLDIPVHVDGASGGFLAPFCDPDLEWDFRLERVKSINTSGHKFGLSPLGVGWIIWRDREHLPDDLIFWVNYLGGNMPSFALNFSRPGGQIVAQYYNFLRLGREGYRKIHQACYDTAAYIADEIEKLGVFDIVYNGRGGIPAVSWSLKESVTGFNCYDLSDKLRSRGWQVPAYSMPAHREDLVLMRILVRHGVSRDIGSLLIEDMKRCLDYFEKNPVANSLGAEYGGYSHSSSK
- a CDS encoding BCCT family transporter, translating into MATSSKNEGADLRPDLKILVPATLVLFAIIACSILFTETSEKVLKAAYGAFASNTGTIYLWVTVGMMFLCAFFMFSSYGNIKFGEEDEKPEFNNFSWIAMMFCSGVAGAVMFWSIVEPLFNLAYPPKFAEPLSRESFEWAMSYVLLHWGPVTWPWYMVTALPICYMFYKRKKPVLRISAAAEPVLGEKVNGGIGKGIEVFFIIGLMFSNAAVMGVSVPIVNHALAKTLGIEPSFTMEMCILAVSAVIFTASVSMGLKKGIKILSDTNVVIALSMVFFCLVAGPTVFIMDNFTNSFGNMVGNFWSMIFWTDPYTDGSFPQDWTIFYALWMASYGPFMGLFIARISRGRTVRNVVGMGLAGGIAGSYMIHAVFGGYTMWAQLNGVVDAVGVLKASGGPAALVAVLSTLPAGSVVLIGYCVFSTIFLATSVDSCAYIISCAATTKLVPGHEPTRGHRFYWAAVQAGLALAAITMGGLGPVKIFANFAGALMLIPIGFAVAAWFKMVKDDNALLMCCTPKK
- a CDS encoding alkaline phosphatase family protein, whose protein sequence is MADQAKRVALLGFDCAIPKRLEALIEEGALPNFKKFKAEGSYMTEGYNMPTVTPPSWATICTGAFPRTHGVEDYYYYNEGESLHFSKCVQAFGSEMLTAQTIWDAWDKAGKKSIVVNYPTSWPSKMENGIMVQGEGLSAAEHRWQIEGYEHKEWLCAESCVATDFYPIGVQARFEEAEGWKNIPEEVEDQEPLEMVIPMEFGHAMDPLKPQTWYGLTWESDDDGYDIFALCPEKDFSKAFFTIKLKEWSDVVEHQFPIESDGRIEPGYFRCKLMELSDDGDDFKLYISGINGTKGYCAPADALKNVDFTKNILANDMGFVGHANGIIDDETIIELAQFHSEWLTEVLTTLMKDNPDWDLVYMHTHLIDWFYHGFLDQMDSDDEAVREHAMNLERAIYQIEDKYLGIMMEAMPEDTLTCLISDHGATPIGPILNTAEALKQAGLTAYEAREGDGNFFDESEGFNYELIPEKSKAVPQRYMFVYVNLKSKYPGGIVEDEDYEKVRNEIIDALYDYKHPETGERPVMCAIPKEDAKVFGMGGEQAGDVVYVLKPEYMAEHGYGFPTGESGCGSLKNVMMWRGPGVKQGYVYDRPRWLADVVPTFCHATGNPVPADTEGAICYQIFEDK
- a CDS encoding DsrH/TusB family sulfur relay protein; translated protein: MENSIMLFFVNKPEERVLERIALVGGDEDKALLLVGDAVTFGTAHWEEKLEDMDVEDIYVAKDAVDGRNIELSDNCEVVDYGEMVDLLLGSDEKVVSL